In Camelina sativa cultivar DH55 chromosome 17, Cs, whole genome shotgun sequence, the genomic stretch AATCCAAGCTTCTTTCCACTGCCGTTGCTTCTGCAGCCGTCTCCAACTTCTCGTGGTTCTTCATCTCCGCCATCCTCTTCTATGTCGCATTCCATCTCTTTTCGTTTCTACTACAACGCCCAGTTCTCATCTATGGGGTGCAGAGCTTGGGTTTAGCTTTAGGTTTTTCTGCGATCTACCTCATCCTATCCTACATTGGGTACGTTGAAGCTCTTTTATCTTGGGTCAAGGGACTTTGATCTGGTCTCCTGATCTTCTCCatcctctttcttttatttttttgtataatctcTGCTCTTTGATGTTATTACTTTTgaactttagtttttttgtcaTCCTCTTTTTATACATGttacgatcttgttaatgagtaaatttgacatcaaactttatataataagataatacttgcatttaaattgcaaatattttccttattaattacatatattgtccttattaattgcatatattttcctatctaaataagtaatttaatagataactttcctattagaattagtgatataatagattacttttgattttatatactttcaacAATAGTAATGttaagctttttttgtttgacatgTTGAATTCTGATTTCAATTACAGTATTAGATAATAAACGTACGTTACGACCATGCCATTGcatatatattaacatcttttttatattataatcaaGTAGCTAAAGAGAatagtagtatattttaaaCCTACACTATAACTCACCTATATCGTTACCGTTTATATAGCTTTTTCGATCGACGATCACGCATATACAGTagaatttctataaattaatactcagtaaattaataatttctataaattaataaatttctctagTTCCAAATTGggctagtgtaattttggatactattcgataatataataaaataataatttttttgaaactcctttgtaaatatatgatcccatcaataatataaattaataattatataaaattatctaaatatatgtatatatctacacattaagttttattagatttcatttttaatatttttactatataaaaatctttgagtgctatcttcaaaacatgataattactattttcattgtaattgattttataaaaatattagttataaagatCATTAGTACCCATATATGATCATTTATAAATTACGTCATAAGTACTGTTTTTAAACATCTATGTATAATAATGACGTTTTGTTAAATACCCCGGCTGTAGAGGGTTTTTAAGGTTTGACATAAGTTCGATATATCAAATCAAAGGGAGATATGACCGAATTTTCGACATCAAAACTGTGATATGTTACACTTTatgaaatctgtttttttttttaatttgattttaaacaatttatgacattttttggcaagaaaaacaataatatatataaatggcgTTTTTTTGTATTCAAATCAAAGAGAGATTGTCAATaagttatatttctttttttaattcatttttaatgtGACTTCCcgagaaaatatttcaaataaatctcctataatttaattaatgggTTTTCTAAACTGTTGTGGAAAGAAATATACAAATCAAAGgtatcatattatataattaagcGTTTATACCTCTCCGAGTTGATATAATTCCATTACATTACCttaattttgttgatataatggattttatttacattattcATGTCTTATATTCCAATGTGAGCTAAGATCATGTGCGTTGGACATATCTGAATGGGCTTCTcattaactaaataataataaataatttgtaaagGAGGAGAGAAGGTAAAGAACGAAATGAGAATCTATTAAAAACTTTTCTGGACAGGTGCCAAATTGTTATTGGCtaaaatttttctataatttaatctttaaataaataatcatattctattaaaataactaaaatagtatattttgaGAGACTTTTTGTAGTAGTCTCTGCCGATGCTCTAACGTCTGTGTTACAAATGCGGTGAAAGCTCAAAACCATGTGAACAAATGTTACTGGAGTAATAAACAGAgtagagaaacaaaacatcatcaTTAGTTCATTCTCAAACCACATTTATGTTCCCTtacttttctctattttacacaCATTCTgcaaatacaataattaaataatatggtttttacatacagaaaaatatataaaattttgtttgcatAAGTTCTAATAAGGGTTGAAAGGgacaaaattaaaacacacttcttttttttaccaCAAGCAATTTTCACTTATTACATAACATTCATCCAGTGAGGCAAGAGAGAGACTTGATTGATAACAATGACGTCTTACGAAGAGGAAGAGGTAGGTACAGTCGAAGGGTTGAATGGTTTCTGCTCAGCGCAACTGAGCTCCTCGTTTGGCCCTGCGTCTTCTCTTCCAATACCCAAGAGGTCGAGGAAGTACAAGTAGTGTGAGACTATGTTGTTCATTGGGTCGATGTCACCTTGACCACATGTGTACTCTCCATACAAGACATTCATGGTGCTGCCAAAAGTCGGGCCACGTTTGGACAAGGTATCGTTCTTTGTTGGTTTCCAGTTTCCGACGAGGATGTCGTGAGCCGAGGGCTGGTTTTTCTTGATCGGTGTCATCCATCTCCAGATTGCAGCTTGGAAGGCAAGTGTCGCGTTCTGCTCAATGTACTCAGGGTGGTTCAAGAGATCAGCTTTCAGGGCTTCCCCAGCTGCTCCGTAGTTGAAGTTCCTTCATTCATCAAATAAACACAGATTATATATACCTTAGCATCAGATGATCCTTGAAAATTTGAGTATGTAAGAATGCAATTAGTATGGTTTGGAAGTTTTCATCTAGAGCTTCAAAGTAGAAGAGAGAATTTGTGTACCAGTAGATGGGTAAGGCACCACGTCCGTAGTATTCAGCTCCAGGGCTGCAAGGGTACTTGAATTTCCAGGACTCGTCACAGTATGATTGCATTGGGCTCATTTCCCTGTTATAGCACAGACCCCAAGCTAAAGGCCCTCCTGTTGCAACTCCGTAGCCACCTATAAAAGACATACACAGAAACACTCATCATGCTGATGCAAAACTTCTTACAACATAGAAACCAGTAACAGCGACCTAGGGGATATCCCATTTTCACAACTCCATATGTCAAGTGTGATCAAATTAATAAGATGGAAAAAAAGCTATGAAAGCTTAGCTAAAAGTATACATTCTAACTACTCATACCAGCTTCACAAAATGGTTCAGTATTGGAAAGttaaaagaatcaaaaagaagaaaacttacaGGACGTTTTGCTAGCGACATGACCAAGAAAGGCAGCCATTTCTTTCTGACCCATGAGCTTTCCTCCGGTGGTACCAAACCCAAGAGGCTCAAAGAGGGCAGCAGCAGTAATGAAGGACTGGTAGTCCCAGAAACCAACAGCATGAGCAACGGGAGTGTTTCTTTTGGAAAAGAGTTGCTCAAACTGATAAACCTGAAAGTAATCTGAAATGGTCTGGTTACAGCAGTATTCAGACCACCAGACGCACTCCCATCCCTGCGTGCACACCTTTTTACCCCTAATTTTCTTCACTTTAATGGTTTTGTCTTCTCCATTTGCAACCAAGGCCAGGAATGACACAGCCAGCAGAACCAGAATCACAATGGAACCACTCCGGATTGTCACCATAGCTTACTACTATGGAGCAAATACCAACTACAAAGCTgaaaaaacatcaacaaaataacaaatttagaAACATGAATTTTCACTTCCTAATAAACCAATCATTAGTGGCAAAACAGTTGAAAAATTACATACAATACAGAGTTCTAAGTTAAACAAGAAGATCTTGCTAAAATCTAGATATCAAATCCAACAAGTCAAAAGCTGATATAGAAGAATCAACAAAGGAAGAACTAAATTCAGcaacaaaaccaataatatGAAGTTCTCtaatcaaaaacacaagaaagaCCCAATAATAGCTGTTAGATTGAACGATAGCATACCCAAATTGGAGacaatgatgtatatataagataaataaaaatctaactATAATTTGTTGTGAAGACTTCAAAAAAGTGAATGCAGATCAGAGATTAACCAAGAACTTGCTTACCCTTCAATGTGGATCAGCAgatccagagagagagagatggagaaaaCTGGCTGTGATGATGATTCAACCGACAAAAACTAAACTCTTTTGCTTCGTTGCTGAGAAAATAAGAGATTCTCGGGAAATTGAGAGAAACACTAAAACTAAAGCGGGTGACGGATCAGCAGTCTCTATCAACCGTTCGATCACAGAAGAATCAACGGTAGATATCGCGTTTGGTGTGAAGTATGTGTCGGTTTGAGAAGACAGGCTGGTTCTTGTTGTGGGCCCTACTTTACTGAAGTGGAGCCTTCCACCGACAGCCGCGCACACCAGCTGACCTTTAGCTAAACCAACCCGGTTTAATTCGATTTTAATTCTTCTCGATTTATGTTATTATGGCCCAATGGGCTTTTTAGTTAGGCTTCTCTTAAACTGTATATCccaataaaaacaacaaatcgaGACAAAATTTGCCGCagttttcctctctcttctctccttctctctcctcACGCCACacttttctcattctctctctcgttcGTTGTTCTGCAACAGTTAACAATGGCGTCAGCTTCGAAGCAGaacccttcttcttcaaaacccCCAAAGCATCCATCTCCCGTCACTGCCTCAATTCCCTCTAAATCCGGTTTACCAGAAGAATCCCAATCTCGAAACCCTAATAATAACCCGTCGTCGAGTTCACCGATTTCGATGGCGGTGGAGGATCAGATCCTGGGACGTTCCACTCACCTCACCCGCCCGGAGCTTCTCCGACGCAGATCGCACAATTTAAAGCAGCTAGCTAGATGCTATAGAGACCATTACTGGGCTCTAATGGAGGATCTCAAGGCGCAGCATAGATATTACAGCTGGAACTATGGTGTTAGTCCTTTCAAAGATGagaatcatcagcaaaacaagaGACGTAAGGTAGAAGGAGGAGGAAACACTGGGGATGAAATTGAAGGTAGCGGAGACAatgataataacaacaacagcaacGATGGCGGCGTTAAAAGTGGTAACTGTGTGGCTTGTGGTAGTGGTTGCAAATCCAAGGCCATGGCACTCACTAATTACTGTCAGCTTCATATTCTCATGGATAAAAAACAGAAGCTTTACACGTCTTGTACTTACGTCAACAAAAGGTTCCTTCACGATCTCTTTGCTTGTTTGTGGTTGTTTCTAATTAGGGAACAATAGGTGCTTCAATGAATGCTATTATGGTTTTTGAGACTGGTTTTGTTTGGTGGTGAGGAATTGAAACTATcttgcattgtttcttgtttgcaTTATTATATCTTCCTGAAGTTCTTACTGTGATGGTTGTAGCTGTTATGGTAAATTTGGTGGTATTAAAACATGGAGCAGATGTCAGATGTTATGTTCTTTGTTATTTCCTGATTGGAAAGGGCTTAAATTTTAGCATTCTTAAGTGCAACTAGCATGTGATGATTATGTAGTCAGCTCTATTCTAACTCTGTGTGGTTATATTGTTCATTGTAGAGCTCAGTCAAAAGCAATAACTTGTCCAAAACcaacacttgcatcgactgTTCCTGCCCTGTGTAACGTGCACTTCCAGAAAGCACAAAAGGATGTTGCTCGTGCTTTGAAGGATGCTGGTCATAATGTTTCTTCAGCAAGCAGGCCTCCCCCGAAACTCCATGACATAGTAGCCGCATTTGTGCATCATATtcaagcaaaaagaaaagatccaCGAAAAGAGGCCAAATTGAAAAGCTTAGTGAAAGAAGAAATTACAAGCTAAAATCAAACAGACAGGAAGCTGTTTGTTTCCACGATTGTGCAAAAAGGAAGGTAAGATACCTGGACTTCTATATGTGAAAAAAAGACTGGTTTTCATTGGAATGTGCTTTATATTTCTTCTGGTTTTTGTCTATATTGTTTTGAAGAATGTGGATTAGCTAGACTTGAACccaatatttttattaagcATTGAAGCAACCACGTTTATAACATATAGGTTTGTAATCTCTATTCAAGCAGTTTATGTACCTCCATACCATTTGACCGACCTTGCTCCTGCAATGACATTGACAGATTGAGCTGTGAGCGGCTTTACAAGGTTACAATTTACAAGGAGCTTCATTCAAGCGGGTAGCAACATTGACTCAGTGGTTTAGTTTAGCCATCTAGATAGAGGATATCTTTGGATATCATCAGGTGCCAGTATCTAGGTCTATAGTAGAATTCACAAGTCCTAACAGTGTGTTCCTGTGACGAACTTGTTTCAGACATAGATATAGCAGTTGACACTCGATGTTTTTGGGCTACTGGTAGCTTTCATGGCTATGTGAAAAACgatgtcttttgtgtggtttctGCTACGACCTTTCGCTGCTACTCAATCTAAATCGATTTGTTTTTGCAGTGTTCTTTGAGATTAACGCTTGATTAATTGCAAAACCCCTTTGTGTCCGATTTTTGTGAGCAAGGCGTACTTGAAAGGATTTGTAATTGCGCAAATATATAACACTTGTATAAGTAACATTTTTAGAGCAACTGGTACAAAATACTTCTACATGCCACGACTTAAATGTTCAGAATTGTATTAATTAGGCGGCTATGTAATTTGAAAAGCTTAGTCCTCTCAGACTCTTGCTTGTTGAGTAGAAGTCGGTAACATGTGTTAAATCTGCATAATATCTCCAATCTATCTTCTTATTTTGTCCTCCCATTGTATTCTTCATAAATTTTTACGGAGCACCGCCAAATTAGGCAAATTAGCCAGAAGAGTGTAAAGCTTCAACACACATTCATAAAAAATGGAACGAGTCAAGACTGTCAGAAGACAGCAGTAATGTCAGTACTCAGTACCTTCATAAAGAAGAGGGTTACAGATCTAGCTACCAAGTTAAGACTAGTTACCTCAGCAAGTAGAGGTCCACATAACAAGTTAGTGACAGCTCTCGTTAAAGACAAGTCTCTTACCACTGCATGAGGACAACAAATCTAGCTTTCATATATCTTACAAGCTTTACAAGAAGCTTCATGACGAGGATAATCATATTGCATCACACTAAGGTAATAGGCACAGTTAGATTAGTTACCTCGCAGAAACATAACCAGTCAAAGTTAGGCGAAGGCTCTCACTAGCCAATTACTGCATAAGGAGAAGAATCCAGCAATCAAGAAGTCAGATGTTAGTTAAGCTGTAGACGATGATGACACCAACAGAGGGAAATTAGAAAGAATTTGATACTTTTTATTCATGAATACCACCTTTTATTTTCCGTTCATAAATCATTAGACTACTATACATACATATGGAATTAAAGTCAAAATCATTGTCGGTGTTGGGTTAAATTTCAGACCTTCGAATTCTGAGATCTCTCCTCCTTTAGCTAACAATGGCTGACAAAATATAGTTCAGGTAAGAACATCTTCACACACCCAAGAATTTTTCTGATTCGGGATTCATTTCTTCAGCTGCACAATTGAACAGTACATGCAACGGCTTGTGCCCAGTATTTGAGCCTTGCTTTCACATCATCCGGATTATCACctaaaaccacaacaacaacaaaattgaaaaccaatCCGACTTTGAAACAAGAAGGAGACTATTCCAATTCCTCATAACACTAAAGCACTAAGCACAGATCAAGGATGATATATTATACCAGGGCTAGAGATCTTCCAATTGGCAATCGGAGCAGGGGAGGTGACCGGTGGAGGCGACGGAGAATCATCCGCGGGTGAGCGATGCTTATCGTCTAAGAACTTTTGGCTCATGGAATAGCAAAGCTCTAAAGCAGGCAAAGTGTTACAGAGCTCAGGGATCTCGTCGTAGCTGAAACCAAAACCTAGATCTAAACAACCTTTGAGATCTTCGAGATCGTCATCCGTCAAACTCTTGGATCTCGTCAGATCTTCTTTTTGATCATCGTCCGtggaaacagaagaagaagaagcactagTCTCGACGTAACCTTCGAGCAACACCtggctcttcttcctctccagcTTCTTCACACTACCTTCGCCGGAGACTCTCGATCTGCGGCTAGAGATCTCTAACCATGCTTCATTGATCCCAGATTCATCGGCGGCGGATTCGAAGGTATTGTCTGAGTATAGCCATGGATATGATGATTTGCAGCGAACAGAATCCATCACTctcactcttccttcttcttctctcactcagtcttcttcttcttctctcagttTCTCTCAGATTTCTTATACAGTAGTATGTGTGAACGGGAGAAAAACGTATGAGTCGATTTGTTTACTTATAATAGCCGCGGATGTATGATGATTGATagtgatgatgacgatgatgatggtgatgggtGACATCTTCTCTCGCGTGACTAATTAATGGTCTTTTTAAACATATGTGGGCCTCGATAATTAGAGTGTAATTGGTAATAatgaatattaaatattaattaaacgACTAAATGGTAAATAGtagtataattttatcttttgtaaTACATACGTGCCACTCTAATTTATGATGAAGATGTATATGTTATTAATGTGGAGATAAGAAGATATATACAAGCATAACTGTCATCATCTATGATACAGTAGAtgataataactaataagcCTTTTTGTGGACGTGAGAAAACACTGTCATTGTAACACACAGTTGGTGTTCTTGCTGCTGGGGGAGAACGAACGTGGCGAACGACGAGTGGAGAGATATGGTAATTGGAAAAGGTGAAAACGGGCTAACGAACCCCGACGTTACGTTGGGCCTGTTCTTTTCCCAGTCGCGCGACCAGCGATGGCGACAAGAAAAATACACTGTTACGACGGGAAACAACAATTCCAGCAACTCACCTAAAACTGACGCACCGGTGAACACTGTTGATTAAACAGACGCTAAATTTTTCAGCGACCGTAGAACTCCTGTTTTTCTGTCGCAGCGACTCTATTTTCCATGCTTTTACTGTTACGGTTGAGAACAGAAACATCTTGACCTTCTATTTTTCTTGTCGCTGTCGCTAAACTAGCGACTAAGAAACGAACACGTTCGTTGTCTCTCGCTCCAATAAGTGGGCGGAGAAATTTACAACGTCACAATCCATTATTGTTGAgctatcttctctctctcaattattatatatggtcACCATGAAAGCCTTCGCCGATTGGATATAGAAACCAAACGACCCATTTTTTCTacatttaatttccttttttccatgcatatttttatgatttacaactgcaatctttttttttgtatatcatttgcaaaatgaataatattatagcatttttcttttctcatgttTATGTTCAAAGCTCATTTTCATTAATCGTATATTTTAGGAATCACcgtaattatttatttcaatgGAGTCAGTCACCATTTGGTTAAGGTTCTTTCTAAAAAGCGAATTATTGATTTTTGCACTCGTGGTGCGAGGCTGCGAGCCACCACGGGAACACTCGTGGGAACCCACATGATC encodes the following:
- the LOC104754739 gene encoding chitinase-like protein 1; its protein translation is MVTIRSGSIVILVLLAVSFLALVANGEDKTIKVKKIRGKKVCTQGWECVWWSEYCCNQTISDYFQVYQFEQLFSKRNTPVAHAVGFWDYQSFITAAALFEPLGFGTTGGKLMGQKEMAAFLGHVASKTSCGYGVATGGPLAWGLCYNREMSPMQSYCDESWKFKYPCSPGAEYYGRGALPIYWNFNYGAAGEALKADLLNHPEYIEQNATLAFQAAIWRWMTPIKKNQPSAHDILVGNWKPTKNDTLSKRGPTFGSTMNVLYGEYTCGQGDIDPMNNIVSHYLYFLDLLGIGREDAGPNEELSCAEQKPFNPSTVPTSSSS
- the LOC104754740 gene encoding INO80 complex subunit D-like; its protein translation is MASASKQNPSSSKPPKHPSPVTASIPSKSGLPEESQSRNPNNNPSSSSPISMAVEDQILGRSTHLTRPELLRRRSHNLKQLARCYRDHYWALMEDLKAQHRYYSWNYGVSPFKDENHQQNKRRKVEGGGNTGDEIEGSGDNDNNNNSNDGGVKSGNCVACGSGCKSKAMALTNYCQLHILMDKKQKLYTSCTYVNKRAQSKAITCPKPTLASTVPALCNVHFQKAQKDVARALKDAGHNVSSASRPPPKLHDIVAAFVHHIQAKRKDPRKEAKLKSLVKEEITS
- the LOC104754741 gene encoding uncharacterized protein LOC104754741, whose amino-acid sequence is MDSVRCKSSYPWLYSDNTFESAADESGINEAWLEISSRRSRVSGEGSVKKLERKKSQVLLEGYVETSASSSSVSTDDDQKEDLTRSKSLTDDDLEDLKGCLDLGFGFSYDEIPELCNTLPALELCYSMSQKFLDDKHRSPADDSPSPPPVTSPAPIANWKISSPGDNPDDVKARLKYWAQAVACTVQLCS